One part of the Algibacter sp. L1A34 genome encodes these proteins:
- a CDS encoding helix-turn-helix domain-containing protein has translation MIAFEQTQQDVAEVKKDIKELKAFFLQKAEIQKENDYPVSIDEIEKLTGYTKPTLYGYCQKNKIPYHKKNGRLFFFKSEIIGWIKQGKQKTIIQVGIDTDTLLSNKRKFSK, from the coding sequence ATGATAGCATTTGAACAAACGCAACAAGACGTTGCAGAGGTAAAAAAAGACATCAAAGAATTAAAAGCCTTTTTCCTCCAAAAGGCAGAAATACAAAAAGAAAATGATTATCCTGTTTCTATTGATGAAATAGAAAAACTAACTGGTTACACCAAACCTACACTTTACGGGTATTGTCAAAAAAACAAAATCCCATACCATAAAAAAAATGGTCGTTTATTCTTCTTCAAGTCCGAAATAATAGGTTGGATTAAACAAGGAAAACAAAAAACTATTATTCAAGTTGGTATTGATACCGATACCTTATTGTC
- a CDS encoding tyrosine-type recombinase/integrase: MSYNISIRLDTRRIKDTGMFPVKLRVYGKASKKEKWYSLDIDLSEKNYKDIWLNPKNKNLRGSNKDLRLKLQAIENRANDEAKTMDVFDFQKFEFKLFRKTSDKNNVLYHFNLAIEKNIKNNKINTAESFKYTLNSLGNFSKEIKKCPVEKLRFQDINIDWLKDYEKHMLDLGKSYTTVSIYTRTLRVIFNNAIEVNDLNNEHYPFGKNKYKVPRTKKVKKALNSNQLKNLFEAKATTFNETKSRDFWFFSFACNGMNPKDIALLKYSDIKDDQFTYYRAKTFDKTAEKTKIIIYLTDFTKGIITKYGNKNKKGFVFDIIDNLDDSLEQHKKIKNFTRYVNDHIKRIAIANDLPKDISFYYARHSFATNSLRKGASMEFISEALNHSDLSVTKNYFAGFEDEAKKEFANSIMDF, from the coding sequence ATGAGTTACAACATCTCTATACGCTTAGATACTCGAAGAATAAAGGATACTGGAATGTTCCCAGTAAAACTTCGTGTTTACGGCAAAGCAAGCAAAAAAGAAAAATGGTACAGCTTAGACATTGACTTGTCAGAAAAAAATTATAAAGATATTTGGTTAAACCCAAAAAACAAAAATCTTAGAGGATCTAATAAAGACTTACGTTTAAAACTCCAAGCCATAGAGAATAGAGCTAATGATGAAGCAAAGACAATGGACGTTTTTGATTTTCAAAAATTTGAATTTAAACTGTTCAGAAAGACATCAGATAAAAACAATGTACTATATCATTTTAATCTCGCCATTGAAAAAAACATTAAAAACAATAAAATAAATACTGCTGAAAGTTTTAAATACACTCTAAACTCTTTAGGTAATTTCAGCAAAGAAATCAAAAAATGTCCTGTCGAAAAACTTAGGTTTCAAGATATTAATATAGACTGGTTAAAAGATTACGAAAAACACATGCTGGATTTAGGTAAAAGCTACACAACTGTATCTATTTACACTAGAACCTTACGAGTTATTTTTAACAATGCTATTGAGGTAAACGACCTTAATAACGAACATTACCCATTCGGCAAAAACAAATACAAAGTACCAAGGACTAAAAAAGTAAAAAAAGCATTAAACTCAAATCAACTTAAGAATCTATTTGAAGCTAAAGCTACGACTTTCAATGAAACCAAATCTAGAGATTTTTGGTTTTTTAGTTTTGCTTGTAACGGCATGAATCCAAAAGATATTGCCCTTTTAAAATATTCCGATATTAAAGATGACCAATTCACTTATTACAGAGCAAAAACTTTTGACAAAACAGCTGAAAAAACTAAAATCATAATTTACCTAACAGACTTCACAAAAGGCATTATTACCAAATATGGAAATAAAAACAAAAAAGGCTTTGTTTTTGATATTATTGACAACCTTGACGATAGTTTAGAACAGCACAAAAAGATAAAAAACTTTACACGTTATGTTAATGATCATATTAAAAGAATAGCCATTGCAAACGATTTACCAAAAGACATAAGCTTTTACTATGCCAGACACAGCTTCGCAACTAATTCATTACGTAAAGGCGCAAGTATGGAGTTTATTAGTGAAGCTTTAAATCATAGTGACCTAAGCGTAACTAAAAATTATTTTGCGGGTTTTGAAGATGAAGCTAAAAAAGAATTTGCTAACTCAATAATGGATTTTTAA
- a CDS encoding site-specific integrase translates to MRSTHTFSILFWGDQKNAINGDVLIYARVTVDQKRSNISLKRRVPLSLWDPKKKRLRGNSKEAQNANQYLDQVYTQLFQIYQDLKFKDELITAKLIKSLYTGDDQQSKSLKNIFSYHSQKIANTLASGSIRNFGITENYVFKFLEKKKSTTDIYLNQLNFEFLSHFELFLCDIWPVGHPKALSNNTRMKHIQRLRKVITLAYHLEWIDRDPFVRWKMAYDKTNREFLSEAELKNLEDKVFISKRLDRVRDLFVFSCYTGISYVDIMNLKPNNLVISIDGGNWIMTKRQKTDTVVKVPLLAQALDIVNKYKDHPSTVVNDSLLPVLTNEKLNVFLKEVANFVGIQKNLTFHMARHTFATTVTLSNGVPIETVSKLLGHTKISTTQIYARVLENKISTDMNALKDVLRNKKRESKKKKSL, encoded by the coding sequence ATGCGGTCAACACACACATTTTCAATTCTCTTTTGGGGAGACCAAAAGAACGCCATTAATGGCGATGTATTAATCTATGCTCGAGTTACTGTAGATCAAAAACGATCTAACATTAGCTTAAAAAGACGCGTACCTCTAAGCCTATGGGACCCTAAAAAGAAAAGACTTAGAGGGAACTCAAAAGAAGCACAAAACGCAAATCAATATTTAGACCAGGTTTACACTCAACTCTTCCAAATCTATCAAGACTTAAAATTTAAAGATGAGCTCATTACTGCAAAACTGATTAAATCACTCTATACGGGAGATGACCAGCAAAGTAAATCCTTGAAAAACATTTTTAGTTACCACAGTCAGAAAATCGCTAATACACTTGCATCTGGTTCCATCAGAAACTTTGGTATTACAGAAAATTATGTATTTAAGTTCCTGGAGAAGAAAAAAAGCACCACAGACATTTACCTCAATCAACTCAATTTTGAATTCCTAAGTCATTTCGAATTATTTCTTTGTGATATATGGCCAGTAGGCCATCCCAAAGCATTAAGCAATAATACCAGAATGAAACACATACAACGCTTACGGAAAGTAATAACACTGGCCTATCATTTAGAATGGATTGACCGAGATCCATTTGTAAGATGGAAAATGGCTTATGACAAAACAAACAGAGAATTTCTATCCGAAGCTGAATTAAAAAATCTTGAAGACAAGGTTTTTATTTCAAAACGTCTAGACCGCGTGCGCGACCTATTTGTCTTTAGTTGTTATACAGGTATTAGTTATGTTGATATTATGAATCTTAAGCCTAATAATTTAGTAATTAGTATAGATGGAGGAAATTGGATAATGACTAAGAGACAAAAAACGGACACGGTAGTTAAAGTGCCATTATTAGCGCAAGCTTTAGATATTGTTAATAAATACAAAGACCATCCCAGTACAGTTGTAAATGATTCTTTATTGCCAGTGCTAACAAACGAAAAACTAAATGTATTCCTAAAAGAGGTAGCCAACTTCGTTGGCATCCAGAAAAACTTAACCTTTCATATGGCGCGTCATACGTTTGCAACTACAGTAACCTTGTCAAATGGAGTGCCAATAGAAACGGTCTCAAAACTGTTAGGTCATACTAAGATTTCAACGACTCAAATTTATGCTAGAGTATTAGAAAACAAAATAAGTACAGATATGAATGCATTAAAAGATGTTTTACGAAACAAGAAGAGAGAATCGAAAAAGAAAAAGAGTTTATAA
- a CDS encoding RteC domain-containing protein: MQHITQIIQKYKKEVEQIEQSNLRNLTVLNDGLNLSIDTLNQLRKQLRTTNCFNNQEEEIHFFKADKPFINGRIKFFSKVRRFIFEKPNASIVKQIDYASGMIDKLEKHKMRNLEFFQYARHCNTSLDHIYFIRGNDKLDFPVDTSHYFTDPEFSTSHDNLAAQVISYDLLSNYYQLELKSLRKQNENIIIEEISPAILNGLSWTASKTDLVELIYALHSSGAIRNGQAEISKIAEVCATLFDINLNNFYKTYAEIRNREKDTTKFLNQLKRSLEIRIDLDDAK; the protein is encoded by the coding sequence ATGCAACACATTACCCAAATCATTCAAAAGTACAAAAAGGAAGTAGAACAAATTGAGCAGTCTAATCTAAGAAATCTTACGGTTTTAAATGATGGCTTAAATCTTTCTATTGACACATTGAATCAGTTGAGAAAACAACTCAGAACAACGAACTGTTTTAACAACCAGGAAGAGGAAATTCATTTCTTTAAGGCGGATAAACCTTTTATCAATGGTCGAATTAAATTCTTTTCAAAAGTAAGAAGATTTATTTTTGAGAAGCCTAATGCTAGTATCGTAAAACAAATTGATTATGCCAGTGGTATGATAGACAAACTCGAGAAACATAAAATGCGCAATTTAGAATTCTTTCAATACGCAAGGCATTGTAACACCTCTTTAGATCATATTTACTTTATTCGCGGAAATGATAAGCTAGACTTTCCGGTAGATACATCTCATTATTTTACCGATCCCGAATTTTCAACAAGTCACGATAATCTAGCAGCACAAGTAATTAGCTATGATTTATTATCAAACTATTACCAATTAGAACTTAAGTCGTTAAGGAAACAAAACGAGAATATCATTATCGAAGAAATAAGTCCGGCTATTCTCAACGGTCTTTCATGGACTGCGTCCAAAACGGACTTAGTAGAATTAATTTATGCTTTACATAGTTCCGGAGCTATAAGAAACGGACAAGCAGAAATTAGTAAAATAGCAGAAGTATGTGCTACACTATTTGATATCAATCTCAATAATTTCTATAAAACCTATGCTGAAATTAGGAACAGAGAGAAGGACACCACTAAATTTTTAAACCAATTAAAAAGGAGCCTTGAAATACGCATAGACCTTGATGACGCTAAATAA
- a CDS encoding helix-turn-helix domain-containing protein: MATEIITTDDLYEFKVQLFRELKKLLTESPAAVPKKYLKSAEVMEMLQVSPGTLQNLRINGTLPYTKIGGIILYEYDEILKVLKDNRVAS, encoded by the coding sequence ATGGCAACAGAAATTATTACTACAGATGATCTCTACGAATTTAAAGTTCAATTATTTAGAGAACTAAAAAAATTACTTACCGAAAGTCCTGCAGCAGTACCAAAGAAATACCTGAAATCTGCAGAAGTAATGGAGATGCTTCAAGTGAGTCCAGGAACATTACAAAACCTAAGAATAAATGGTACGCTACCCTACACAAAAATCGGAGGCATCATACTCTACGAGTATGACGAAATATTAAAAGTACTCAAAGATAATCGTGTGGCTTCATAA
- a CDS encoding ATPase: MKYPQTAFNPNKPHILIEGATQFELGTFDGKSIAYDFPKILRYLDAKGKILFGKNFKIYEEDHELLLKLASYFIQDHEYCKKLDVDTSKGVLLSGPVGCGKTTLMRLLPYLVPHKKSYNFIPCRNIVFGFNGIGFKMIEDYSDNKAYCFDDLGVEHIGRHYGKDCNVMGEILISRYEVFKQKDILTHITTNLNAEELQGKYGERIRSRMREMFNLISFSANCKDKRS; the protein is encoded by the coding sequence ATGAAGTATCCTCAAACAGCTTTTAACCCTAATAAACCCCATATTCTTATTGAAGGTGCTACTCAATTCGAATTAGGCACTTTTGACGGTAAATCCATTGCTTATGATTTTCCTAAGATACTAAGATATTTAGATGCTAAAGGGAAAATACTTTTTGGTAAGAATTTTAAAATCTACGAGGAGGATCACGAGTTATTACTTAAACTAGCAAGTTATTTTATTCAAGACCACGAGTATTGCAAGAAACTGGATGTCGACACGAGTAAGGGTGTTTTATTATCTGGTCCTGTGGGCTGTGGTAAAACAACTTTAATGCGATTACTGCCCTATTTAGTGCCGCATAAGAAATCATACAACTTTATTCCGTGCCGGAATATCGTTTTTGGCTTTAACGGAATTGGCTTTAAAATGATTGAAGATTATAGCGATAACAAAGCATATTGCTTTGATGACTTAGGTGTCGAACATATAGGAAGACATTACGGTAAAGACTGTAATGTAATGGGAGAAATACTCATATCAAGATATGAGGTGTTCAAACAAAAAGACATCTTAACTCATATTACAACTAATTTAAATGCAGAAGAACTTCAGGGTAAATACGGTGAACGTATTAGGTCACGGATGCGAGAAATGTTCAACTTGATTAGTTTTTCTGCAAATTGTAAAGACAAACGTAGTTGA
- a CDS encoding type IV toxin-antitoxin system AbiEi family antitoxin has translation MYRNNDFIYEAVSKLETLINIPIEIDSNRPNYDALLRIKNEQFIVEAKKTVRTSNQGLILSKLEEAKYNSNRPIILIAEYISKKATEELKDRGINYLDTAGNAFIKCNELIIFIEGQKKAKKEKTNQSRAFQEAGLKIVFQLLYKPENLQYSYRRIAEKADVSIGSVSNVMAELEDLNYLLKTGDKRVLKNKNELLERWIVDYNQVLRPRIMRKKMRFLDKDYQQQWRNINTHINDGYILWGGEPGGAILTENLRPEKFTLFTDLDLSEVARSLKLVPSENGEIEILQKFWKNDTHNEKTAPALLIYADLINSGFSRNIETAKQILENELRYI, from the coding sequence ATGTATCGAAACAATGACTTTATATATGAAGCTGTCTCTAAGTTAGAGACATTAATTAATATTCCTATTGAAATAGATAGTAATAGACCGAACTATGATGCGCTTTTACGTATCAAGAATGAACAATTTATTGTAGAAGCAAAAAAAACTGTGCGAACTTCAAATCAAGGTTTAATCTTGTCTAAACTTGAAGAGGCGAAATATAATAGTAATAGGCCTATTATTTTAATTGCAGAATATATTTCTAAAAAAGCAACAGAAGAATTAAAAGACCGCGGTATAAATTATTTAGACACCGCAGGAAATGCATTTATCAAATGTAATGAACTTATTATTTTTATAGAAGGCCAAAAGAAAGCTAAAAAAGAAAAGACAAATCAATCTCGTGCTTTTCAAGAAGCTGGATTAAAAATAGTGTTCCAATTATTATATAAGCCAGAAAACTTACAGTATTCATACAGGAGAATTGCAGAAAAAGCAGATGTTTCTATAGGGTCTGTTAGTAATGTGATGGCCGAGTTAGAAGATCTAAATTATCTATTAAAAACTGGTGATAAGCGTGTTTTAAAAAACAAAAACGAATTACTAGAACGTTGGATAGTGGATTATAACCAAGTATTAAGACCTCGGATAATGAGGAAAAAGATGCGTTTTTTAGATAAAGATTATCAACAACAATGGAGAAATATAAATACACATATTAATGATGGTTATATTTTGTGGGGAGGTGAACCTGGAGGAGCCATTTTAACAGAGAATTTAAGACCAGAAAAATTCACTCTTTTTACAGATTTAGACTTGTCTGAAGTAGCAAGATCGTTAAAACTGGTTCCTAGTGAAAATGGAGAAATAGAAATTTTACAGAAATTCTGGAAAAACGACACTCACAATGAAAAAACAGCACCAGCATTATTAATATATGCCGATTTAATTAATAGTGGTTTTAGTAGAAATATAGAAACAGCAAAACAAATACTAGAGAATGAGCTTAGATATATCTAG
- a CDS encoding nucleotidyl transferase AbiEii/AbiGii toxin family protein encodes MSLDISSDKFTHPLLKPILLELTAYFQKVGISFFVIGATARDIVMELHNEKSGRLTHDLDIAITVNDWEQWQKVEEELVSLENFTKDEAQKQRFIYQEKFELDIVPFGNIMKQDSKIFWPPDEDFAMSVLGFDAAEEASLKVKVDQEIEIQIASLSGIFLLKITAWKDRHHKSNKDADDIGFILENYLLINEERAAVEYYEDIYDKDDFTVIKGSGTLLGIDITGILKEYPKELKIFKNILVETLEEKEESILINQIIETHKMLSYEEVLESIQNIINQLN; translated from the coding sequence ATGAGCTTAGATATATCTAGTGATAAATTCACACACCCACTATTGAAGCCTATTTTATTAGAGCTTACTGCTTATTTTCAAAAAGTAGGCATTTCATTTTTCGTTATAGGTGCCACCGCAAGAGATATCGTTATGGAATTGCATAACGAGAAATCAGGTCGTTTAACGCACGATCTAGATATTGCAATAACAGTTAATGACTGGGAACAATGGCAGAAAGTTGAAGAAGAATTAGTGAGCCTTGAAAATTTCACTAAAGATGAGGCTCAAAAACAACGATTTATATATCAGGAGAAATTTGAATTAGATATTGTTCCTTTTGGTAATATAATGAAGCAAGACAGCAAAATATTCTGGCCTCCAGATGAAGATTTTGCTATGTCGGTATTGGGTTTTGATGCAGCAGAAGAGGCTTCACTAAAAGTTAAGGTGGATCAAGAAATAGAAATACAAATAGCCTCTTTAAGTGGAATATTTCTACTAAAAATTACAGCCTGGAAAGACCGTCATCATAAAAGCAATAAAGATGCAGATGATATAGGTTTTATTCTTGAAAATTATCTATTGATAAATGAAGAACGTGCTGCTGTTGAGTATTATGAAGATATCTACGATAAAGATGATTTTACGGTTATAAAGGGAAGTGGGACATTATTAGGAATTGACATTACGGGAATCCTCAAAGAATATCCAAAAGAATTAAAGATATTTAAAAATATTTTGGTTGAAACATTAGAAGAGAAGGAAGAAAGTATTCTCATCAATCAAATTATAGAAACACATAAAATGCTATCCTACGAAGAAGTATTAGAAAGCATACAAAACATAATAAACCAACTAAATTAA
- a CDS encoding class I SAM-dependent DNA methyltransferase, which translates to MATDIKSKEEIVLEDNELVCILSGEVKKTKAIESNLQSVILMLNEEYGFDLDDMERDYTVEYEDPETGKTKKQKVNLVIFEKGKPHEQDFIIRIAIVQDDKVKVTDKKKGLTATLENAMAAVESCEFGLWANGSSYNFLQKEDDAIGFDYDFTDLSDFPGEGETLEDLDRADRSHTRTPANDSLIKVFKRSHDYIYGNEGRKKDAFWQLLNLIFCKLYDEKRRFMPQPDNVSYRRKFWVGVKEQNSEEGRKAVAKRIKDLFTNLKEDDLFSEVFQGNESIDLTDKGLAFIAGELAKYSFLDASVDVKGLAYETIVSNTLKQEAGQFFTPRNIVKCMVEMLDPKEHHRVLDPACGSGGFLVMVLDHVRQQMAKEMFPDLEGPFLEEKYNSPEVNEKVSISAKPVKVSTRPRVTKHGGGTIQATGN; encoded by the coding sequence ATGGCTACAGATATAAAAAGTAAAGAAGAAATAGTATTAGAAGATAACGAACTCGTTTGTATTCTCTCTGGTGAAGTTAAAAAAACAAAGGCAATAGAGTCTAATCTACAGTCCGTAATCTTAATGTTGAACGAAGAGTATGGCTTCGACTTAGATGATATGGAACGTGACTATACCGTGGAGTATGAAGATCCAGAAACTGGCAAGACTAAAAAGCAAAAAGTTAACTTGGTCATCTTTGAAAAAGGAAAACCACACGAGCAAGATTTTATTATTAGAATCGCTATTGTACAAGATGATAAAGTTAAAGTAACCGATAAAAAGAAAGGACTTACAGCAACGCTTGAAAACGCTATGGCAGCTGTTGAAAGTTGTGAGTTTGGGCTATGGGCAAATGGTTCTAGCTACAACTTCTTACAAAAGGAAGACGACGCTATTGGTTTTGATTATGACTTTACAGACTTATCAGATTTTCCAGGAGAAGGAGAAACGTTAGAAGATTTAGATAGAGCAGATCGCTCGCACACACGTACACCTGCAAATGACTCCTTAATAAAGGTTTTTAAGCGCTCACACGATTATATTTATGGTAATGAAGGACGTAAAAAAGATGCGTTCTGGCAACTGCTAAATTTAATATTTTGCAAACTCTATGATGAAAAACGTCGCTTTATGCCACAGCCTGATAACGTTAGTTATCGTCGTAAATTCTGGGTTGGTGTTAAAGAGCAAAATTCCGAAGAAGGAAGAAAAGCAGTAGCGAAAAGAATTAAAGACTTATTTACTAATTTAAAAGAAGACGATTTATTCTCTGAAGTGTTCCAGGGGAACGAGAGTATAGATTTAACGGATAAAGGCTTGGCTTTTATAGCAGGCGAGTTAGCAAAATACTCCTTCTTAGATGCGTCTGTAGATGTTAAAGGATTGGCTTATGAAACCATAGTAAGTAATACTTTAAAGCAAGAAGCTGGTCAATTTTTTACACCACGTAACATTGTAAAATGTATGGTAGAAATGCTTGACCCTAAAGAACACCATCGTGTGCTTGATCCTGCTTGTGGGTCTGGAGGTTTCTTAGTAATGGTATTAGACCACGTACGTCAGCAAATGGCAAAAGAAATGTTTCCTGATTTAGAAGGTCCATTTTTAGAAGAGAAATACAACTCCCCAGAAGTAAATGAAAAAGTAAGTATCTCTGCAAAACCAGTAAAGGTGTCAACAAGACCAAGAGTAACAAAACACGGAGGTGGAACAATACAAGCTACAGGGAATTAA
- a CDS encoding PP2C family protein-serine/threonine phosphatase, whose product MKSITLTHKGKRKTNQDVVLTKNINPDTYFYLVADGMGGYDNGEIAAQIVSDSILTFLSNVIEINKESIQKAINKANLAIRQFQEQNHSKMGATLGAVIFSKGIAKCFWVGDIKILHYSESKLTFESKSHNLKNELSKSESSNEVFKSSKYSHIVTRSIQGVVKKSIISYQEITIKEKDKLIICSDGVHGLIDSQTILFLMNNEKKNISFIDELNNRLENESNDNASLIYVTEFK is encoded by the coding sequence ATGAAATCAATCACATTAACACATAAAGGTAAAAGGAAAACTAATCAAGATGTTGTTTTGACAAAAAATATTAATCCTGATACATATTTTTATTTGGTTGCAGATGGTATGGGTGGATATGATAATGGGGAAATAGCTGCTCAAATAGTGTCTGATAGCATATTAACTTTTTTATCAAATGTTATCGAGATAAACAAGGAAAGTATTCAAAAAGCTATTAATAAAGCAAATCTCGCTATCCGACAATTTCAAGAACAAAATCATTCAAAAATGGGAGCTACACTTGGGGCGGTAATATTTTCCAAAGGCATCGCCAAATGTTTTTGGGTGGGGGATATTAAAATTCTTCATTATTCAGAAAGCAAACTAACATTTGAGAGTAAGTCGCATAATTTAAAAAATGAACTTTCAAAAAGTGAATCTTCTAATGAAGTTTTTAAATCATCCAAGTATTCACATATTGTTACTCGTTCTATTCAAGGTGTTGTTAAAAAATCCATAATTTCTTATCAAGAAATTACTATTAAAGAAAAAGATAAATTGATAATTTGTTCAGATGGAGTTCACGGTCTCATTGATAGTCAAACAATATTGTTCCTAATGAATAATGAGAAAAAAAACATTTCATTTATTGATGAACTAAATAACAGATTAGAAAATGAGAGTAATGACAATGCCAGTTTAATCTATGTAACAGAATTTAAATAA